GAGATTCCTGACAGTGTGCTCGTGTCCACAGAACACTTtctgcaaaaaagaaagaaatagatgcTTAGGGTTCCATAGTACTAGGGGTTTACCCTGGCACATAAGGATGTTCCAAATCATCTCAAGAATAAGCTcaggagcagttaggtgactcagtggattgagggccaggcctagagacgagaggtcctgagttcaaatttggtctcagatactttctagctgtgtgaccctgggcaagtcatttaaccccagttgcctatctCTTAGtactttcctgccttggaactaatacataatattgattttaagagggaaagtaagggtttaaaaaagaagctcAGCTGGGGACAACTGGTGGCACATCAGCCCAAAGTCTATTACCCAAGCAGATAGATGAGGATTCCCCAAACCTTTTGTTGACTAACAACTGAGTCTCCATTCCCACCaaatctctctcctctcagaaGTATGCCATTGAACttgtctttttctcctcttttctcttcctaatCTGGCTCTTCAGAACTGATGCCAGCTGTGGGAGTATagtcaaagggaaaaaagaaaaaccaagggCCTAGATGAATCGCACACAGGATCAAGGTGGCAGAATAGAGTAAAACCCAAGACTAGAGCATTGCAGTATTTAACCTTGGCAACATTTCTAGTCTTGGAGACTTCTGAGTGCAAACCCTGTCTAAATCAATTAGCTTATTCCTATTACATGTTACCCCAGTCACAGGATGACCTCCAATCCTGACCCCTGACTGAGCCCTAATCCTAGCCACAACCCGAATCCTGACTCTAATCCTTATGTGACCCTTAGCCTTGCCAGTTACTCCCCCCAAAATATATGTTGTCCACATGGGTAGACAGGTGAGGAAATATAGCCACATCAAGAGAGCCCATCTCCACTGCTGAAGACTTGCTTCATAGAACACATCCTACTAAAGAATTAAGAGAGTGGTACATAACACATTTAACAGAAGGCAGAAGCCTGTGGGATATGCGTGTATCTAGTCAGCTATTTGGTCTCCCTAGGCAGAAAGAAGTACATCGCTACTGCTTGATTATCTAAGAAATAGTGCCCTAAGCATGACCCAAAGCAGAAGCAAGAATGGGTATTAGCCATTTGCTTCAATTCAGGGGAACAAGTAGATTTTTGCATAGTTCCAGCAAGGTCATAGACTGGAAAGGAAGGTTCCTCACTCAAGCTACttcattctctttgttttctctATGTGATGCACCCCCTGGTCCCCAAGGgcatagcacccacctcccaaatGTGGGCAGTCATCGTGTTAGCCAACTAAGTGGCCATAAGGCTAGATTCTAGACTCTGCTTGTCTTCCACACCTGACCAGCCTAAGTCCTCTGTCTCTTACAGACACAAAAGAGGAACTGGCCCCCCAAGGATCTTGATTCTTGGCTCTCCCACTCTTTACTTTCTCCGAGTCCGCTACCCTGCAGGATCCTTTGGGGCTGGTATCAACATCTCTGCTCATAACTTATCCCAAAGGTCTGGAAGTGTCAGGCCCCAGTCAGGCTGTCATGCAGTAGGGTCAGAGAAAGCACAGAGACAGACATCAGATAGCTCATCTCCAGCTCTACCTAAAGCCTCCCAAGCAGGAAGATTCAGGAAAATGTGGTAAGATGATAAGAGGAAAAGACGAGTGAAAGGAAGCAGGCTAAAAGAGGGCGCTCACGGTTTCCTTGGGCAGAGTCCCCAGTGCTTCATTGAGGCTCCGATACATTTGTTCTGGCGTCCCTTCCAGGAGTCGACCACAACCACCGATGAACAAGGCATCGCCTGTTCAGGGAAGGAGGGTTGGAAGTTCTTTCTAGTTGCCAGAGGAAAGGAACATCATGGAGAGAGACACAACACAAAGGAAAAAGACACATAGCCACACAGCAGCTCGGATGGCAGAAGGTACACAAAACTTCCTGCTGTGTCTGCTGGAATGGTCCCATTGGGACAAGACACCCATCACCATCAGCCAAAGGAGAATGCACAGGGAATGATATCAGCTATAATCCCAAGGGAAAACCAAAGTGCTCCCTCCCATTCCTGCTCACCCTGGCTCCTCAGCATATGCCACACAAAGAAGCGCCTCCAGGTACCTGAGAACACAGCTGGAGCATCTGGACAGTTGTCTTCCCACATGAAGTAACACATGTGGCCCAAGGTGTGGCCAGGTGTGAGCAAGCACCGCACACAGATGGCTCCAAActgcagagggaagggaaggccaGGAAATTGCCTGGAGCTTACAAGCTTCCTCTCCCATTACCCTGTGACCGCCACCCACCACCACCCCTGACCCAAAGGGTGTTCCCAAGTTGCCTTAGATGGAATCTATATAACCCCTATCCCATTCCCTCCTTCCAGATATgtgtctctctcactttcttggCAGGAGGGTAAAGCCCAAATTCCAAAAGAGACCCaggacaggggagagaggaagtcaCCTATCAGATAGGAAACAAGCCTGAGACAGAAGTTTGCATCCTTCACATGCCTCACCTAGGATCGATGGCAGGTTTCTGAAGACAAACAGACTTGCTGGTCTCATTCCCCCTAACTTCCAGAACCATTCTACATAAAAGGGTAAACCATGAAGACTCTGGTCTGGCTGGTCTTAGAGCACAGAAGGCCAAAGTAGAAggtaccttagaaatcatctagtccagttctTTGGTTTGATAAAGATAATGAGGTCCTGGTAGATATGACTTTGCTCATCATCATGCCTCAAGTTAGCAGCAGAACTGAGGCCCAACGCCATTCCCAAGATCAAAGTGAACTAGCCTCATCCCTTAAAACCCCCTTCTAACCCAAGATGAGAACCACTAAGAGAAGATTTCACCGATTCGTCACAAGGCTCAGGGCTGCCCCCTCTTAGCCAAAGCTTCTCTCAGCTTCTCAGAAATTTGTCACTGGGCCTGAGCCATCGGAAGACTCGTGCCTTTTTTTATTGCCATGTGGTTCTCCACAAAGAGCAGAGAGGAGTACATAAGAACAGAGAAGCTTAgtggcttacccaaggtcacacaagaaaaTGGGAATGTAACTACAGTGTTTCTGGCATCCAATCCATGCTCAGTGCCAGTACTTTGCACCCCTCTGTGCCCCTGGACAACCTGTTTGTACCCTGATAAACATTATTCCTTTCTGTTTTCCACACATAAATCCTCTCTCCCTGAACAGGCTGAGCTTCCTAGACATAGAATCTGTAtctccatctccctcctcctcctcatgtGTCTCTCACTCAATGTAGTAAAATTCAGAAATGGTCATACTAAGGGGCTTAGGAGTGGCTGGTTTGTCTTATGCCTGATGACTAACTCTTGGTCCCTGCCTCTAACCCAACAACCTAATTAACCTTGGGCACTGGGAAAAGGTAAGGTGGCACAATTTGAGGCACAGGACAtccaagaggagaaaaggaatagtcaagaaggggaagacagaagggaacTGCCTTGGTCCCCTGGGCAGCCACCGTACCTTGAGTTCCTGGTTGTGAGTCAACTTGTGTGTTAAGGCACCAATACGCTCATCAGCACCATACACCTGAAGTCCTGGACACAGTTGCATCAGCTCCTCATTGCCCCTGGAATGATCCCTGCAAAGATAGATAGGAAGGTTTTGAGGACCCCTGAGAAGCCAGAATTCTCTGTATCCCTTTTTTCCAGCTCCAAAAGCCCAGGTGGGACCCTTGACCCTAAAAAAACAGAGTGAGTATCAATAGAAGTGACTTCCTCTCATCAGAGCTGTCCATcagtggagatgaggagagagtatGACTTCCCTATCACTGGAGATCTTTCAAAGAGATGCTGAATGACCACTTaacagaaattaaagaattccttgtACAGGTTCTACTAGAGGGCCTCTAAGAGTTCCTTTCAACTATTATGAAATTATTAGATCATTCTGAGAGTCAAGAgatttctcctatttttctacCCTGATATTGTTCCTTGGGTCTGCTTTAAAAGCCCTTAGAAAGATGTGCCCAGGTACTACTGCACACATGTAAGACCCATCCTAGGTCTTGAGTTTACTGACCCTCCACAAGGGGCCAGATGTATTAATTCCTCCATTTGCCACCAATCAAGGCACTCTGTGGCTTTGACTTCCAGGTCTTCACCTTACACCATTTTCTATACTGATCCCTGAAATTACAATATAAGGCAGGAGGCCTCCTAGCTATCCTTGCTTCATGAATTCAGAGATATATCCCAGCCTCATCCATAACTGACACACCTCTTTCTGTCCCTATTGGTGACATTGACCCTCTTGATGTGGGTCCAAGCGCCtactttcctctttctcatcttcATCTATTAATACACACTCCATACAACAAAAATGCCTTTCTAAGGTTGGTATGGCTCAGTTTTTAACAAAGGAAAGGAGATAATTAATAATCATTCAATTACACTGACATAACATTCTTTGGTTCATCAAAACACTTTCTTCATAACATTCCTGTGGATAGGTAGGACAGGTGCTATTAGCCCCACTTGACACATGGGGAAAATGAGATCAGAAAGGTAAAATTACCAACAATTCCATAGGCTTAGAAATGAAAGTccctcagtggtcatctagtccaactccttcattttatagataaggggaGAAAAGCCtcaatgaaatgaaatgagtTGACCAAGGACTTCAATAAAAAATGTCAGAAGTGGAGTAGAACCAAACCCTCTCACTCCAGATCTCGAGTTCTCTCTGATCTACTGCcctcattttatttgttattgAACCTTAACTTTCTAACCAAAGTTTCTCAGACCCAGATTGACCCATTGTGATTCTCTCTAAACTAGGAATAACCATCACCAATAATGCTGACAACCACATGCTTGCAAAAGAGAAGTGCAACCATTCCTCAAAAGATATCTAGACAGTGGATATACATATAGGATTTGGCCATTTGGAAGCTCTTTTGCAGTTCTGTAATCCTAGGTTCATAATCAGCCAATCCAGAAGCCCCCTGAGTGCCACAACAGGCAGGTTTGGGTGCTCCCAAAACATTTGCCTAACTCTTCAAAAGGTCTTTATTAAGCCACTATGAGGATCCCAGGTTGTTTGGTATCACAGAAGTTGTATGACCATTTATCAGGCATGTTCTAGGTGGGATTGCTACTTAGACAGGggctagattagatgatctccaaggtctcaTCCAGTTTTGAGGCTCTATGATCCCATGACAATTTAACAATCCCTCCCCCAAACAAGAATgagtaaatataaataacaacaataataatgccAAAAAGGATCTAAAATCAAAAGGAAACAGGTAAGACAACTGTGAGATGTAGAAAGCCTAAGGTGGTGGGTAGGGAGAGATGGGCCAAAAGATAGATGGTAAAGTATGAACACATTGGTCTCCTATTTAGAGTACATTTCTGAAAGGGTAAACTTTATTTAAAAgggaagacattttttaaaagggcaaaggaaacatattaaaaagaaatgcttAGAAAAGGAAATCCAGTAATAAGAGAGAATATGATGGATGCCATTCAGGTGAGATTAAATGGGACAAAGCAGAAGCAACAGTGTCaaagatatatacatactataAACTATCTGGACAAAGGGAGGAAGAGCTTTACACAAAAAGCTTTGGTATCAGTAATAAAACAATAATGAGGAACATTTCAATCATCTGGACATTTTCTGGTTCTCTCTCTCacaatctctctctttcctctttccctctcttcctctccatcatcATCAAGCTTCTTGAAAAACTCCATCTATACCTTATGCAGGATGTTCTTTCTAACTGTGAGATTTTGTGATTTGGGCTCAATTGTGGGCTCTGAATTAATTACTGGTATGTTTCCATTCTCTGTCATTCAGTCCCTTTTATGTCTGGACAACAAACTACATCGAAGTTTCCGCCATTCAAACTCCTAAGATTAGGAACATGTAATACCTAAAACATGAGAAACTCATGCAAGTACACTCTAGACTTTGTGCTTTAGGACACAGTTATTTAACAACACATTGGCCCACTGGAatcaccatttttttttcatgaattcactGCAATCTCACTCCTGAGCTCAGACTTTGCTCTTACACTGGgttgggcagggcagggcagtgCAACTACCTGCAGCATTCCCTTCCAGATATTCTGCATTGCAGCTTTGTAACCATAAATAATGCTGAAGGGGCagtcagtggataaagtgccaggcctagagttgggaatatcagacctgggttcaaatctagcctcagacacttcctagttgtatgaccctgggcaaataagttagccccaactgcctagcccctaatgctcctctgccttagaaccaatacttagtattaattctaagacaaaaggtaaggatttaaaaaaaagaagttaaaagtaACTtgccaagttcacacagctaataggtgtccaaggccacatttgaacttgagtcttcctgacttcagggccaaCACTATTCACTGttctacctagttgcctctaatAGGCCTAGTTATGTTGAAGGGGCTAGGACTGGAAGATATAGGTAAGGAACCATCTTTAGCAAAGGGAAATTACTTACCAGTGATGATGAGTGGTCAGGACAGTTGTTAGCTTCACTCCCTCCTTCTGGACAATTTCCAGCAACTGAAAGGGAATTTGGATGTTCCTGAGAAAGAATCAACTTTCTCCTGAGTTCTGAGTTCTGCTCAAGAACCATATTAACTGGCAAGGGATGAGGGTATTGAGAGAGTAAAAGAGGCAAGGCTTAAGGCTAGAGGACTGGGGAGGAAGGAACACAGTTTTGCACAATTAATTCAACCTGCTCCAGCCATACAGAACAAAGGGCTGACCCCTAATGCAGGGCAGCCTATAGGCCCATAGGATCATATCCTCAGGTGGTCAGGCTGGTAGACAACAACTGGTGGGGTGATGTCAAGGAATTTCCCAGATCCCTCCTCCCATTGGGGAACCCTGACAAAGATCTTTGGTACCTGGAGGAAATGAGAACTAGATTTAGTACtgatacattctttttttttttataaccctcatcctctatcttagaatcaatactaagcactGGTTCCATGGTAGAAGATctgtaagggccaggcaatgggggttaagtgccttgcccagaatcatacagcaaggaaatatccaaagtcagatttgactctaggcctagctctctatccactgagccacctagctgtcccatactGATAGATTCTTGTCAGCACAAACTACCAGCCCATTGCCCAAAGGACCTTTGCCACCATGAAGCCTTTccaagaatctgaatcacaaCCACAGAATATTCAAACTAAAAGGAACTTTGGAGATTAATATAAtgtctttattttacaaaggtggaaactgagacccaaaggggTTAAATGACCCTCTGgaagtcacatggctaataagagGCAGTAGATCTCTTGACTCTGACTACAATGACTTCTTGAGCTGCATGATTTCTATTTAGATTTAGGCAGAATATAGCAAGGTCTCGAGCTTCTTGGTGAAGCAGCAAAGGCCAATTAGGGCCTGAAACTAGGTGGAGAATTATAGCAGGCACTATCCTGAGTGAGTAGTCAGAAGAGAAGCAGGGTTGCTATGCAGATGACAAGCACTCCTTGGAGAAAGCACAGCCCATCCCCCAGGCAACCTTGAAGCTCTGTTTCATTTAAGGGAAACAGGTAAAGGAAAGATACTACCTTTGAACACCCCCTACAAACATATCTGATCCCAGGTGCCTTAATTCACCTAGCCTGGGGACCCATTTCCAAgtattttacttctgttttttgTTCCTGCAGTCAGCTGACACCTTTCTGCACTTGGTTCTCTTTAAAGTTGCTCTATACTGACATGTCTTCTTGGATTTCTGCCTTTTGCGATTGTTTCTCAACTGCCCTCTCCTCGATTCATAAACTTTGGGTCAGTAGCATTCAGGAATTACAGGGCACAGCACAAAAAAGTGGAAGTACAAGTCACAGACACTCTCCCAAGTGAGCCTAGTCAGAAGAAAAGGGGGGCTGCCAGGCAGGCGATGATTGCCTCCTTAGAGAAAGCTCAGCCCACCCCTAGACAACCTCGAATCTCCAAGGAAATACACCAATTTCACTCCACAGAGAGCAGTGTGGTGGCTTGGAAACTGATCCTACCATCATTTTGCCACAGAAATGTGAAGGAAGCATGGGTAAGATTTGGGAGAATCTACAATACAGCTACAGTGGTATGGGGATCTCTTTGTTCTCCTTCGGGATGTGGGAGAGATTCCATAACCTCAATCTCGGCCTCAAGGGTGTTTCTCATGTTTATGATCTCTAAAGGGCATTACTTCCAGGAGGACCACTAGTTGTGTCTATCCAGGGCTTTGAGAGTGGTCAGCATGAAGGACCAGGGAAGTGTAATTAGCAGGAGAAAGAAAGGTCAGAGACACAGCAAATTATCCCCAGTCTCAGCTTTTTGTGCCTTCTCCTTTCTCCACTACAACAGAAACTCTGGCCATACAGAATGTCAGCAATAACCTTAAAGGTCACCTAGTGATCTCCACTTTACCAATGGAGAAATCAGCTTAGAAAAAAAGAggtgacttgccaaaagtcacacacAACATTAGTGACAGAGCCAGGAACctaataaatctatttcttttcttcatatcccttcttattattaatattatgacCAAATCTAATATAGCAGCAGACTTTGCAAGGCTTGGGACCTAGAATAAGAATATTCTTCACCTATTCAGCCTCCTCCATCCCAGTCACCTGAATAGGAATTTCTTAGGGAAGGTCCCCTCAGACAGATCCCTCAAAAATTTTTGCTTTTAACCACCttgttcattttcattctttgatgATTTAAAAGTTATTGTAGagaaggaagctaggtggctcaaaggatagagaagcaggcctggagatgggttcaaatctggtctcagatacttccttgctgtgtgatcctggataagtcacttaacccccactgcctaccctTACTATTCCTATTCTTccaccttaaaaccaatacatagtattgattctaagatgaaaggtaagggtttaaaaaaaaagtatcatagAATTTAAACTGAAAACTCTGATTTTGACAATTAGTGAAAACCCAATGACTCAAAACTGGGAATTCCTCAGTTCCTACAACAACCTAATCTCTTGAAAAGagttagcaaaaaagaaaaaagaaaagaaaagagttagCCCTAGCTAGTGCTACCTTAAGAGATGACTGAAGCCCACAAAGGGAATGTCCCCAAATTCCTACTTACCCTTTTGGGAACTGCTGCATCTACTGCAATGGCTTCTCTGGTATTCTCTTCAATGACCAAATACATATAATTGTCTTCCAGTACTGAAATAACCTTGACCTTCATGGTCTATTCAGTTTCAGGTTCTACATGAAAGCTAGGGAAAAAGAAACTTTTCAGTCTATTAGCCAACAATAAATTCCTGAGCATCTATGACATGAGGGATCTGtgtgaggaggggagaaaaagatgggagaccttcctgccctcagggaacttatattTGAGTAATGGGAACAAAACCTCTACAAATAGAGTACAAGGCAGGATATGATTAGAGCTACACGAGTGGTACTAACTAAATCCTAGATGAATATAGAGGAGAATCATTTCAAATTACTTACTCACTCtaaccctcaatttctttatctgtaaaatgggaattgggGATGAGGAATACAATCTCTAAATTCCTCTCAAATCTAATCCTGTAATATTACAATCCTATAATCTACCAGATCTATATATTCCCTGCCCTAATTTCTCTTCTGAATTCCAGTCATGTGTTACCAACTATTTCCTCAAAGTCTATGCCTGGATATCTTGTTGGCATCTTaaatttaacatgtccaaaataaaacTCCTTCAGCTcagggtacagtggatagagtgcttggtctggagtcaggaaggcctgagttcaaatccaaactcagacacttactagtttgtgaacccaggcaagccacttcatttctgtttatttcagtttcttaaattgaaaaatggagatgataatggcATCTACCTTACAGAATACTGAGAATCAAATAAggtcatatttgtaaaaattctTAGATACAGTTCATGaaatatagtagacacttaataaatgtttattatcttcccttccccccacatCCTTCATGTCTCctccaaactttcctatttctgtggaAGGGACCACCATTGCTCTAAGTAACACAGGTTCTCAATCTTGaagttgtataaatggagattttgaaccttagacttcattccccagaagtccttgatattccccagaattccctataatctctccagTGTCTCCACATTGACGAGatcatgttattgatatttaacTGAATCAAGTATGGTGGCAaactaagtgtggggattttaatgggctaaccagccatgggctgcatggtttttattttgtatcctctttattcctaatgatccttaataaaactcataaaatataatatttttatcagagatacaaatttcatttttacaaagtcatctttgactcttcctaCTCCCTAGCGTCATCATATCCAGATGTTGCCAATTCTACTTCCCCTTCAACTCTggcatctctccctttctctctccattcatATTTGTTCAGGCCCTCTTTTCTAGACTACTACAAAAGCCTCCTGACTtcccttcttccatttctctAACTGGGCTTCCTTATAGAaggcaaaataaattttttttttaaagcactgctATGACTAATGACTCCAATGGCTTTCTCTTGCCTCTGTGATAATAAAAATCTCTCAGCTTGGAATTTAAAGCCTTTCAAGAATCTGACTACAAGCCTCCCTTTCCAGAATGATTTCCTATTTCCCCCTTTCATACTCAACCACTCATCCAGCCAAACTACCTACCTGCTATTCCTTAAAGTCCATGTTCCATGTCTCCTATTGAGGGACAGCTCTGCATTTTGGGGCAGAGATTGTCCTACCATGTactccttcccttcttagctCCTTTCAAGGCTCCACCCAGCAATATGCCCTAGCAGAAGACCTTTCTCATCCCCTTATCTTTTAGTGTTTCctctctcctcaaattatcttgtatcaAACTTTCCTGTACAAATGTTGTATCACCCTAAAATGCAAAATGCTGAGGGCAGggagttttcctttttgtctttgtatcctcagagaaGAGCACAGTGCCTAAATGGGGACATTTGCCATGAGCTCCCTCCAATGCTTTCATTTCACCTCACTCAAATGTAGTGACCCTGGGCAGCATTGTGCtgaacatagtagatacttaatcaatgtttatccAGTGAATGCAtaatagtacttaataaatgtttcctgaattaAATGAATTGACTTCTAGCCAGAGGAACCAGGAAAGAAGATAGCACCTGAACTGGACCTTAAAGAACAGGTAGGttagagacagctagatggctcagtgaatagaaagccaagtctggagatatgaggtcctgggttcaaatatgatctc
The window above is part of the Monodelphis domestica isolate mMonDom1 chromosome 7, mMonDom1.pri, whole genome shotgun sequence genome. Proteins encoded here:
- the HAGHL gene encoding hydroxyacylglutathione hydrolase-like protein isoform X3; amino-acid sequence: MKVKVISVLEDNYMYLVIEENTREAIAVDAAVPKRLLEIVQKEGVKLTTVLTTHHHWDHSRGNEELMQLCPGLQVYGADERIGALTHKLTHNQELKFGAICVRCLLTPGHTLGHMCYFMWEDNCPDAPAVFSGDALFIGGCGRLLEGTPEQMYRSLNEALGTLPKETKVFCGHEHTVRNLKFALKVEPDNETVKTKLAWAKARDDDDIPTVPSTLGEEFHYNPFLRVALSEPENSSPSDQSIGDEADLHAMDIYF
- the HAGHL gene encoding hydroxyacylglutathione hydrolase-like protein isoform X1: MKVKVISVLEDNYMYLVIEENTREAIAVDAAVPKRLLEIVQKEGVKLTTVLTTHHHWDHSRGNEELMQLCPGLQVYGADERIGALTHKLTHNQELKFGAICVRCLLTPGHTLGHMCYFMWEDNCPDAPAVFSGDALFIGGCGRLLEGTPEQMYRSLNEALGTLPKETKVFCGHEHTVRNLKFALKVEPDNETVKTKLAWAKARDDDDIPTVPSTLGEEFHYNPFLRVAEESVQKFTGKKDPVEVMKVLHKENDNFKKPVEPLDPRAVLALEWGLLGSLVQKK
- the HAGHL gene encoding hydroxyacylglutathione hydrolase-like protein isoform X4 — protein: MKVKVISVLEDNYMYLVIEENTREAIAVDAAVPKRLLEIVQKEGVKLTTVLTTHHHWDHSRGNEELMQLCPGLQVYGADERIGALTHKLTHNQELKFGAICVRCLLTPGHTLGHMCYFMWEDNCPDAPAVFSGDALFIGGCGRLLEGTPEQMYRSLNEALGTLPKETKVFCGHEHTVRNLKFALKVEPDNETVKTKLAWAKARDDDDIPTVPSTLGEEFHYNPFLRVAISQDLLNLILMT
- the HAGHL gene encoding hydroxyacylglutathione hydrolase-like protein isoform X5; protein product: MKVKVISVLEDNYMYLVIEENTREAIAVDAAVPKRLLEIVQKEGVKLTTVLTTHHHWDHSRGNEELMQLCPGLQVYGADERIGALTHKLTHNQELKFGAICVRCLLTPGHTLGHMCYFMWEDNCPDAPAVFSGDALFIGGCGRLLEGTPEQMYRSLNEALGTLPKETKVFCGHEHTVRNLKFALKVEPDNETVKTKLAWAKARDDDDIPTVPSTLGEEFHYNPFLRVAYHQVKR
- the HAGHL gene encoding hydroxyacylglutathione hydrolase-like protein isoform X6; the protein is MKVKVISVLEDNYMYLVIEENTREAIAVDAAVPKRLLEIVQKEGVKLTTVLTTHHHWDHSRGNEELMQLCPGLQVYGADERIGALTHKLTHNQELKFGAICVRCLLTPGHTLGHMCYFMWEDNCPDAPAVFSGDALFIGGCGRLLEGTPEQMYRSLNEALGTLPKETKVFCGHEHTVRNLKFALKVEPDNETVKTKLAWAKARDDDDIPTVPSTLGEEFHYNPFLRVA
- the HAGHL gene encoding hydroxyacylglutathione hydrolase-like protein isoform X2, which produces MKVKVISVLEDNYMYLVIEENTREAIAVDAAVPKRLLEIVQKEGVKLTTVLTTHHHWDHSRGNEELMQLCPGLQVYGADERIGALTHKLTHNQELKFGAICVRCLLTPGHTLGHMCYFMWEDNCPDAPAVFSGDALFIGGCGRLLEGTPEQMYRSLNEALGTLPKETKVFCGHEHTVRNLKFALKVEPDNETVKTKLAWAKARDDDDIPTVPSTLGEEFHYNPFLRVASYNSILELEGPFESDNSVPNLRYKSDLQNP